One genomic window of Kaistia geumhonensis includes the following:
- a CDS encoding monovalent cation/H+ antiporter complex subunit F, translating into MIAIFAALVAVLVAIVMLITRALTGPTIFDRLLAVNTIGNAAILIVALYGFVGGRPDFIDLGLTYALLNYVGTFAVLKFFRSGALGATTDENAS; encoded by the coding sequence ATGATCGCCATCTTCGCCGCGCTCGTCGCCGTCCTCGTCGCGATCGTGATGCTCATCACCCGCGCGCTGACCGGCCCGACGATCTTCGACCGCCTGTTGGCGGTGAACACGATCGGCAATGCGGCGATCCTCATCGTCGCACTCTATGGCTTCGTCGGCGGACGGCCGGATTTCATCGATCTCGGGCTGACTTATGCCCTGCTCAATTATGTGGGCACCTTCGCCGTGCTGAAGTTCTTCCGCTCTGGTGCGCTCGGGGCCACAACCGACGAGAATGCGTCATGA
- the mnhG gene encoding monovalent cation/H(+) antiporter subunit G, whose amino-acid sequence MIAIEWGGLAVQIVGGLLVLAGAGFFLIGAFGFLRMPDLFTRIHAASLADTTGMALVLLGLALLAGPSFAAAKLVCLVLFLLFMGPAATHALAAAALAAGIKPLHETGAKPSMSAARNARPAKPRKGRR is encoded by the coding sequence ATGATCGCCATCGAGTGGGGCGGGCTCGCCGTCCAGATCGTGGGTGGCCTTCTCGTTCTCGCAGGGGCCGGCTTCTTCCTGATCGGAGCCTTCGGCTTCCTGCGCATGCCGGATCTCTTCACGCGCATCCACGCGGCGTCGCTCGCCGACACGACCGGCATGGCGCTGGTGCTGCTCGGCCTGGCGCTGCTGGCTGGACCGAGCTTCGCCGCGGCCAAGCTTGTCTGCCTGGTGCTGTTCCTGCTCTTCATGGGCCCTGCGGCGACGCACGCCCTCGCCGCCGCCGCGCTCGCTGCCGGCATCAAGCCTCTGCACGAAACGGGGGCGAAGCCCTCCATGTCGGCTGCGCGAAACGCCCGGCCCGCCAAACCGCGAAAGGGACGGCGATGA
- a CDS encoding Na(+)/H(+) antiporter subunit B, with translation MRFDIILRVAAKFILAPLLLFALYVQFHGDYGPGGGFQAGVIAAAAVILYALINGQAAAERIVPGGLVERLVPAGVLIYAAVGIVSLLLGDNFLDYDHLAHDAVHGQEWGVFLVEAGVFVTVFSSMIAIFYAFAGRRPT, from the coding sequence ATGCGGTTCGACATCATTCTGCGCGTCGCCGCCAAGTTCATCCTGGCGCCGCTCCTGCTCTTCGCGCTGTATGTGCAGTTCCATGGCGACTACGGCCCCGGCGGCGGCTTTCAGGCAGGCGTGATCGCGGCTGCGGCCGTGATCCTCTACGCGCTGATCAATGGCCAGGCCGCTGCCGAGCGCATCGTGCCGGGCGGGCTCGTCGAGCGACTGGTTCCGGCCGGCGTCCTGATCTACGCCGCGGTCGGCATCGTCTCGCTGCTGCTCGGCGACAATTTCCTCGACTACGATCATCTCGCCCACGACGCCGTCCATGGACAGGAATGGGGCGTGTTCCTGGTCGAGGCCGGCGTGTTCGTGACCGTCTTCTCGAGCATGATCGCGATCTTCTACGCCTTCGCAGGACGGCGGCCGACATGA
- a CDS encoding c-type cytochrome — MRKLVAAACAALVIASAGFAMAASDLGKQREADMKAIGGALKTASGFATGKEAFDAAAAKSAMETIAAKATEFPTLFPEGSEKADGGASPKIWENKADFEAHAAKLATDAKAAATAADSGAEAFKAAFGTVAANCKSCHQLYRLSD, encoded by the coding sequence ATGCGGAAACTGGTTGCGGCGGCCTGTGCGGCCCTCGTCATTGCGTCGGCGGGCTTCGCCATGGCGGCCTCCGATCTCGGCAAGCAGCGCGAGGCCGACATGAAGGCCATCGGCGGGGCGCTCAAGACCGCCTCGGGTTTTGCCACGGGCAAGGAAGCCTTCGACGCTGCCGCCGCCAAGTCGGCGATGGAAACGATCGCGGCCAAGGCGACCGAGTTCCCGACGCTGTTCCCGGAGGGTTCCGAGAAGGCCGACGGCGGTGCCTCGCCGAAGATCTGGGAGAACAAGGCCGACTTCGAGGCGCATGCCGCCAAGCTCGCCACCGACGCGAAGGCAGCCGCCACGGCCGCCGACAGCGGCGCCGAGGCCTTCAAGGCCGCCTTCGGCACCGTGGCCGCCAACTGCAAGAGCTGCCACCAGCTCTATCGCCTGTCCGACTGA
- a CDS encoding DUF4040 domain-containing protein: MTNAPLVAEALLSLVLMGFVAVLAVAILRVRGLLALVILLGAYSFIMATLFVVLDAVDVAMTEASVGAGISTVLFLGALYLTGHGEADRQRRIVPILVSGITAVVLVWGMSDLPAFGSADQPIHAQGADYLERSLPDTGIPNVVTAVLASYRGFDTLGETAVVFTAAIGVMVLLRRRGERS, encoded by the coding sequence ATGACCAACGCGCCGCTGGTCGCCGAGGCGCTGCTGTCGCTGGTCCTCATGGGGTTCGTCGCGGTGCTCGCGGTGGCGATCCTCCGCGTGCGCGGTCTGCTCGCCCTCGTGATCCTGCTCGGCGCGTACAGCTTCATCATGGCGACGCTGTTCGTCGTCCTCGACGCAGTCGACGTGGCGATGACGGAGGCGTCGGTCGGTGCCGGCATCTCGACTGTCCTGTTCCTCGGCGCGCTCTACCTGACAGGCCATGGCGAGGCCGACCGCCAGCGCCGCATCGTCCCGATCCTCGTCTCCGGCATTACCGCCGTCGTGCTGGTCTGGGGCATGAGCGATCTTCCGGCCTTCGGCTCGGCCGATCAGCCGATCCATGCGCAGGGTGCCGATTATCTCGAGCGGTCGCTGCCCGACACCGGCATTCCGAACGTCGTGACCGCAGTCCTCGCCAGCTATCGCGGGTTCGACACGCTGGGTGAGACCGCGGTCGTCTTCACGGCGGCGATCGGCGTGATGGTGCTGCTGCGCCGGCGCGGCGAGAGGTCCTGA
- a CDS encoding S9 family peptidase — translation MTVRPPIAARHPVRHTVHGIERVDDYAWLRADNWQEVMRDPATLAADIRGYLEAENAYTKVEMADTEALQALLFKEMRGRIKEDDSSVPAPDGPFAYATRFLEGAEQPRIVRTPRAGGAEEVLIDVDALAKGHAYYDLGGADHSPDHALMAWSYDDKGSESYTLRVRDLSTGADLDDRIETTTGGAVWSADSRTLFYTVLDDNHRPCRIYRHRVGAPTSEDVLVFEETNPGYFLGIGQTQSARYLVVDSHDHETSELHVIDAEAPDAAPRLIAPRRPAEEYDLEHNGDLFYILTNADGAEDFKIVTAPVAAPGRENWTDLVPHRSGRLILGVTLFKDFMVRLEREGGLPRIVIRALATGEEHAIAFDEEAYSLGLSEGYEFDTTVLRFTYSSMTTPSRVYDYDMAARTRVLRKEQEVPSGHDASLYVTRRIFAPAHDGETVPVSLLYRKDTPLDGSAPLLLYGYGSYGITIPASFSTTRLSLVDRGIVYAIAHIRGGKDKGFRWYAEGRREKKENSFLDFISAGEFLAKEGFTSRGRIVGWGGSAGGMLMGAVANMAPDLFGGIVAEVPFVDVLNTMLDDTLPLTPPEWPEWGNPIESEEAYRTIAGYSPYDNVAARAYPPILAVGGLTDPRVTYWEPAKWVAKLRAAKTSDSLLLLKTNMDAGHGGASGRFDSLKESAFATAFVLKVTGRA, via the coding sequence ATGACCGTGCGCCCGCCCATCGCCGCCCGCCACCCCGTCCGCCACACCGTCCACGGCATCGAGCGGGTCGACGACTATGCCTGGCTCAGAGCCGACAACTGGCAGGAGGTGATGCGCGATCCCGCGACGCTGGCGGCCGACATCCGCGGCTATCTCGAGGCGGAGAACGCCTACACCAAGGTCGAAATGGCCGATACCGAGGCGTTGCAGGCGCTGCTCTTCAAGGAGATGCGCGGCCGCATCAAGGAGGACGACTCGTCCGTTCCCGCGCCTGACGGACCATTCGCCTATGCCACCCGCTTCCTCGAAGGTGCCGAGCAGCCGCGCATCGTCCGCACCCCGCGCGCCGGTGGCGCGGAAGAGGTGCTGATCGATGTCGATGCGCTCGCCAAGGGTCATGCCTACTATGACCTGGGCGGCGCCGACCACAGCCCCGATCACGCCCTGATGGCGTGGAGCTACGACGACAAGGGTTCTGAATCCTACACGCTGCGTGTTCGCGATCTTTCGACGGGCGCGGATCTCGACGACCGGATCGAGACGACGACGGGCGGCGCCGTCTGGTCGGCCGACAGCCGGACGCTGTTCTACACGGTGCTCGACGACAATCACCGTCCCTGCCGCATCTACCGCCACCGCGTGGGTGCGCCGACGTCAGAGGACGTTCTCGTCTTCGAGGAGACCAATCCCGGCTACTTCCTCGGGATTGGCCAGACGCAGTCGGCGCGCTATCTCGTCGTCGATTCGCACGACCACGAGACCTCGGAGCTGCATGTCATCGACGCCGAGGCGCCAGACGCCGCGCCGCGGCTGATCGCCCCGCGGCGCCCGGCCGAGGAATATGACCTCGAGCACAATGGTGACCTCTTCTACATCCTCACCAATGCGGATGGGGCGGAGGACTTCAAGATCGTCACCGCCCCCGTCGCCGCACCCGGCCGCGAGAACTGGACCGACCTGGTGCCGCACCGGTCGGGGCGCCTCATCCTCGGCGTGACGCTGTTCAAGGATTTCATGGTTCGCCTGGAGCGCGAGGGCGGGCTGCCGCGGATCGTCATCCGCGCCCTGGCGACCGGCGAGGAACACGCGATCGCCTTCGACGAGGAAGCCTATTCGCTCGGCCTGTCGGAAGGCTACGAGTTCGACACGACGGTCCTGCGCTTCACCTATTCCTCGATGACGACGCCATCGCGGGTCTATGACTACGACATGGCCGCCCGCACGCGCGTCCTGCGGAAGGAGCAGGAGGTTCCCTCCGGCCATGACGCGTCGCTCTATGTGACGCGCCGCATCTTCGCCCCGGCGCATGACGGGGAGACGGTGCCCGTCTCGCTGCTCTATCGCAAGGATACGCCGCTCGACGGCAGCGCCCCGCTGCTGCTCTACGGGTATGGCTCCTACGGCATCACCATCCCCGCCTCGTTCTCGACGACGCGGCTGTCGCTCGTCGATCGCGGCATCGTCTATGCCATCGCCCATATCCGCGGCGGCAAGGACAAGGGCTTCCGCTGGTATGCCGAAGGCCGGCGCGAGAAGAAGGAGAACAGCTTCCTCGACTTCATCTCCGCCGGCGAATTCCTCGCGAAGGAGGGCTTCACGTCGCGCGGGCGGATCGTCGGCTGGGGTGGTTCGGCCGGCGGCATGCTGATGGGCGCGGTGGCCAACATGGCGCCCGACCTCTTCGGAGGCATCGTGGCGGAGGTCCCGTTCGTCGATGTGCTCAACACGATGCTCGACGACACGCTGCCGTTGACGCCGCCCGAGTGGCCCGAATGGGGCAATCCCATCGAAAGCGAGGAAGCCTACCGGACGATCGCGGGCTATTCGCCTTATGACAATGTGGCAGCCAGGGCCTATCCGCCGATCCTCGCGGTGGGCGGCCTGACCGATCCGCGCGTGACATATTGGGAGCCCGCAAAGTGGGTTGCGAAGCTCAGGGCCGCGAAGACGAGCGACTCGCTCCTGCTGCTGAAGACCAACATGGATGCCGGCCATGGCGGCGCCTCGGGGCGTTTCGACAGTCTCAAGGAGTCGGCCTTCGCGACCGCCTTCGTCCTCAAGGTAACCGGCCGCGCTTGA
- a CDS encoding M20/M25/M40 family metallo-hydrolase, which produces MTDRLDDVLAHIDADIGHSLERLFRLVEIESISTDPAYAGACLQAAEWLADALSGIGFEASVRPTPGHPMVVGHAGGDAGPHVLFYGHYDVQPVDPLELWNAPPFQPKVVTGPNGAKQIVGRGTSDDKGQLMTFVEACRAWKAVTGSLPVQVSILFEGEEESGGHNLVPFMEANKAELAADLAFVCDTGMWDATTPAVTTMLRGMVGEEIVVTAASRDLHSGMYGGAARNPIHVLCNILDGLRDETGRVTLPGFYDGVGEVPEATKAEWRGLGFDEAAFLGEVGLSVPAGEQGRSIIEKVWARPTCEVNGIWGGYTGKGFKTVIPSKAHAKVSFRLVDRQDPEAIRESFRAYVRAKLPADCSVEFIGHGGSPGVRLPADIPALVKTRAALTDEWGKPCVTIGSGGSIPVAGDFKSVLGLDALMVGFSLDDDRIHSPNEKYNLESYHRGIRSWARILAALSEGAR; this is translated from the coding sequence TTGACCGACCGCCTCGACGACGTCCTCGCCCATATCGATGCCGACATCGGCCACAGCCTCGAGCGTCTGTTCCGCCTTGTCGAGATCGAGAGCATCTCGACCGATCCGGCCTATGCCGGCGCCTGCCTCCAGGCGGCCGAGTGGCTCGCCGACGCGCTGTCGGGAATCGGCTTCGAGGCTTCGGTCCGCCCGACGCCCGGACACCCGATGGTGGTCGGCCATGCCGGCGGCGACGCCGGGCCGCATGTCCTCTTCTACGGCCACTACGATGTTCAGCCGGTCGATCCGCTCGAGCTGTGGAACGCGCCGCCCTTCCAGCCGAAGGTCGTCACCGGGCCGAATGGCGCGAAGCAGATCGTCGGCCGCGGCACCTCCGACGACAAGGGCCAGCTCATGACCTTCGTCGAGGCCTGCCGGGCCTGGAAGGCCGTAACCGGTTCGCTGCCGGTGCAGGTCTCGATCCTCTTCGAGGGCGAAGAGGAATCGGGCGGCCACAACCTCGTGCCGTTCATGGAGGCCAACAAGGCGGAGCTTGCCGCCGACCTCGCCTTCGTCTGCGACACCGGTATGTGGGACGCGACGACGCCGGCGGTCACCACCATGCTGCGCGGCATGGTCGGCGAGGAGATCGTCGTCACCGCCGCCTCGCGCGATCTGCATTCCGGCATGTATGGCGGCGCGGCGCGCAACCCGATCCATGTCCTCTGCAACATCCTCGACGGCCTGCGCGACGAAACCGGCCGCGTCACGCTGCCGGGCTTCTATGACGGCGTCGGCGAAGTGCCCGAGGCGACCAAGGCCGAATGGCGAGGCCTCGGCTTCGACGAGGCGGCCTTTCTCGGCGAGGTCGGCCTTTCGGTGCCGGCCGGCGAGCAGGGGCGCAGCATCATCGAGAAGGTGTGGGCGCGGCCGACCTGCGAAGTCAACGGCATCTGGGGCGGCTACACCGGCAAGGGCTTCAAGACGGTGATCCCGTCCAAGGCCCATGCCAAGGTTTCTTTCCGTCTCGTCGACCGTCAGGATCCGGAGGCGATCCGCGAGAGCTTCCGTGCCTATGTGCGTGCGAAGCTGCCCGCCGATTGCTCGGTCGAGTTCATCGGCCATGGCGGTTCGCCCGGCGTGCGCCTGCCGGCCGATATCCCCGCGCTGGTGAAGACCCGCGCCGCGCTGACGGACGAATGGGGCAAGCCCTGCGTCACCATCGGCTCCGGCGGGTCGATCCCCGTCGCGGGCGACTTCAAGTCCGTGCTCGGCCTCGATGCGCTGATGGTCGGCTTCTCGCTCGACGACGACCGCATCCATTCGCCCAACGAGAAATACAATCTCGAAAGCTATCACCGCGGCATCCGCTCCTGGGCCCGCATCCTCGCGGCCCTTTCGGAAGGAGCGCGCTGA
- a CDS encoding Na+/H+ antiporter subunit E — translation MIRAASLALFLFAFWLLMSGHYTLWLIGAGLLVSIGIAWIGRVTGFADEEGHPVERIVAGLGYWPWLAVEIIKSSIGVARVILDVRRPVAPEFFELPTGRKSVVGAVTYANSITLTPGTVTVGIDRERRLFRVHALSREAAQDLKDGGMERRVARFEGEGR, via the coding sequence ATGATCAGAGCCGCCAGTCTCGCCCTCTTCCTGTTCGCATTCTGGCTCCTGATGTCGGGGCATTACACGCTCTGGCTGATCGGCGCCGGGCTGCTGGTGTCGATCGGCATCGCCTGGATTGGCCGCGTCACCGGCTTTGCCGACGAAGAGGGCCATCCGGTCGAACGGATCGTGGCCGGGCTCGGCTACTGGCCCTGGCTCGCGGTTGAGATCATCAAATCCTCCATCGGCGTCGCACGGGTGATCCTCGATGTCCGCCGTCCCGTGGCGCCGGAGTTCTTCGAGCTTCCGACCGGGCGGAAATCGGTCGTCGGCGCGGTGACCTATGCCAACTCGATCACCCTGACGCCCGGGACCGTCACCGTCGGCATCGATCGCGAGCGGCGGCTCTTCCGCGTCCATGCCCTGAGCAGGGAGGCGGCGCAGGATCTCAAGGACGGCGGCATGGAGCGACGTGTCGCGCGCTTCGAAGGGGAGGGGCGCTGA
- a CDS encoding c-type cytochrome: protein MLRRLGIAVVALALLGGAAFWVLTAPKPLAAADIPDRPGDPAKGEVLFWAGGCASCHAAPGAKGDDKLVLSGGEAIVSPFGTFHPPNISPDKTHGIGNWSTLDFVNAMKRGLGPGGEHLYPSFPYTSYQRMPIGDLVDLKAYLDTLPPSAADAPQHELPFPFSIRRGLGLWKLLYLDGETFEPDPAKSDEINRGAYLVEGPGHCNECHTPRNMLGALDYSHHLAGAPNPSGKGFIPNITGGKGGIGDWSAEDIANFLETGLTPDFDSVGGTMVDVQENMAQLPASDRKAIAAYLKDLPPLDRSDGGGN, encoded by the coding sequence ATGCTCCGTCGCCTCGGTATCGCCGTGGTCGCGCTCGCCCTTCTCGGAGGCGCGGCCTTCTGGGTGCTGACGGCGCCGAAGCCTCTGGCGGCGGCGGACATTCCCGACCGTCCGGGCGATCCGGCGAAGGGCGAGGTGCTGTTCTGGGCCGGAGGCTGCGCCTCCTGCCATGCGGCACCTGGCGCAAAGGGCGACGACAAGCTCGTCCTCTCGGGCGGCGAGGCGATCGTCTCGCCGTTCGGTACTTTCCATCCGCCGAACATCTCGCCCGACAAGACGCATGGCATCGGCAACTGGTCGACGCTCGACTTCGTCAATGCGATGAAGCGCGGCCTCGGTCCGGGCGGCGAGCATCTCTATCCGTCCTTCCCCTACACCTCCTACCAGAGGATGCCGATCGGCGACCTCGTCGATCTGAAGGCCTATCTCGACACGCTGCCGCCCTCCGCGGCGGATGCGCCGCAGCACGAGCTGCCGTTCCCGTTCTCGATCAGGCGCGGCCTCGGTCTCTGGAAGCTGCTCTATCTCGACGGCGAGACTTTCGAGCCGGATCCGGCCAAGAGCGACGAGATCAATCGCGGCGCCTATCTGGTCGAGGGGCCGGGCCACTGCAACGAGTGCCACACGCCGCGCAACATGCTGGGCGCGCTGGACTATTCGCATCATCTCGCGGGGGCGCCCAATCCGTCGGGCAAGGGCTTCATCCCGAACATCACCGGTGGCAAGGGCGGCATCGGCGACTGGTCGGCCGAGGACATCGCCAACTTCCTCGAGACCGGTCTGACGCCGGACTTCGACAGCGTCGGCGGAACCATGGTCGACGTTCAGGAGAACATGGCCCAGCTCCCCGCCTCGGACCGCAAGGCCATCGCCGCCTATCTCAAGGACCTGCCCCCGCTCGACCGAAGCGACGGCGGCGGCAACTGA
- a CDS encoding DUF1194 domain-containing protein: MRTLLIALLVALAFPALAEEVDVELVLAADGSGSIDDDELALQRRGYAEAITSAEVLAAIGSGPVGAIAITYVEWGGAASQHTIVDWHVVRDGASAAVFADKLVASPRQAYGYNSISGAIAYAADRIRENGYEGLSKVIDVSGDGPQIGGPPLAETRAAALAEGITINGLVIARPGGGVRGPGGMSLSEHYARDVIGGPASFVMVAEGTDRFADAVRRKLIQEIALADPPLHPRSTATR, from the coding sequence ATGCGGACCTTGCTGATCGCGCTTCTCGTCGCCCTCGCGTTTCCGGCGCTCGCCGAGGAAGTGGATGTCGAGCTCGTCCTGGCGGCGGACGGCTCCGGCTCGATCGACGACGACGAACTCGCTCTGCAGCGGCGCGGCTATGCCGAGGCGATCACCAGCGCCGAGGTGCTCGCGGCGATCGGCTCCGGACCCGTCGGCGCCATCGCGATCACCTATGTCGAATGGGGAGGGGCCGCCTCGCAGCACACGATCGTCGACTGGCATGTCGTGCGCGACGGCGCGAGCGCCGCCGTCTTTGCCGACAAGCTCGTCGCCAGCCCGCGCCAGGCCTATGGCTATAATTCCATCTCCGGCGCCATCGCCTATGCGGCCGACCGCATCCGCGAGAACGGCTATGAAGGCCTCTCCAAGGTGATCGACGTCTCGGGGGACGGGCCGCAGATCGGCGGACCGCCGCTCGCCGAGACGCGCGCCGCGGCGCTCGCCGAGGGCATCACGATCAACGGCCTCGTCATCGCCCGGCCCGGCGGCGGGGTCCGCGGGCCGGGCGGCATGAGCCTTTCGGAGCACTATGCCCGCGACGTCATCGGCGGGCCCGCCTCCTTCGTCATGGTCGCCGAAGGCACTGACCGCTTCGCCGACGCCGTCCGGCGCAAGCTCATCCAGGAGATCGCGCTCGCCGATCCTCCGCTGCACCCTCGCAGCACCGCGACGCGCTGA
- a CDS encoding RNA polymerase sigma factor — MRPVEQAVRESFGRLVAILASRGRDLAAAEDALADAVLAALERWPADGVPDRPEAWLVAVARRRLADRFRRSKTDAALEGSLAILAELSIDEPADGAAFPDERLRLLFVCAHPAIEETIRAPLMLQTVLGLDAARIAAAFLVPASTMGQRLVRAKAKIRDAGVPFAIPEASELPERVQSVLEAIYAAFGSGWDDIAIDGPDRAGSLAEEAIWLGRVLTRLMPDEPEALGLLALMLHSEARRSARRDASGRYVPFSEQETSLWQAAMIAEAEATLRRAAAMHRPGRFQLEAAIQSAQVGARLTGSPGPDVIALLHEALWARAPRIGVAVARAVAVADATGAEAGLALLEELPGDHVAGYQPYHAARADLLARAGRAEEAFAAFSTAIALTGDGAVRDHLADRQRRLLS; from the coding sequence ATGCGGCCGGTCGAACAGGCGGTGCGGGAGAGCTTCGGGCGGCTGGTCGCCATCCTCGCCAGCCGTGGACGCGACCTCGCCGCGGCCGAGGACGCGCTCGCCGACGCCGTTCTGGCTGCGCTGGAACGTTGGCCGGCCGACGGTGTCCCGGATCGACCCGAAGCCTGGCTGGTGGCGGTCGCCCGCCGCCGGCTCGCGGATCGTTTCCGCCGCTCGAAGACCGACGCCGCGCTCGAAGGGTCACTGGCGATCCTCGCCGAGCTCTCGATCGACGAACCCGCAGACGGCGCCGCCTTCCCTGACGAGCGGCTGCGGCTGCTCTTCGTCTGCGCCCATCCGGCCATCGAGGAGACGATCCGCGCGCCGCTCATGCTCCAGACCGTTCTGGGGCTCGATGCCGCGCGGATCGCGGCGGCCTTTCTCGTTCCGGCCTCGACCATGGGCCAGCGTCTGGTGCGCGCCAAGGCCAAGATCCGCGATGCCGGCGTCCCGTTCGCGATCCCTGAAGCGAGCGAACTGCCGGAGCGCGTCCAGAGCGTGCTCGAAGCCATCTACGCCGCCTTCGGCAGCGGATGGGACGACATCGCCATCGATGGTCCGGACAGGGCGGGAAGCCTTGCGGAGGAGGCGATCTGGCTCGGCCGCGTGCTCACCCGCCTGATGCCGGACGAACCGGAGGCGCTCGGCCTTCTTGCCCTGATGCTGCACAGCGAAGCCCGCCGGTCGGCGCGGCGCGACGCTTCCGGACGCTACGTGCCCTTCTCGGAGCAGGAGACCTCTCTCTGGCAAGCCGCGATGATCGCGGAAGCGGAGGCGACGCTCCGGCGCGCCGCCGCCATGCATCGGCCGGGACGGTTCCAGCTAGAAGCCGCCATCCAGTCGGCTCAGGTCGGCGCCCGCCTCACCGGCAGCCCGGGTCCCGACGTCATCGCACTTCTGCACGAGGCGCTGTGGGCACGCGCGCCGCGCATCGGCGTCGCCGTGGCGCGGGCGGTGGCGGTCGCCGATGCCACCGGAGCCGAGGCGGGTCTGGCGCTGCTCGAAGAGCTTCCGGGCGACCATGTGGCCGGTTATCAGCCCTATCACGCCGCACGGGCGGACCTGCTGGCCCGCGCGGGGCGAGCCGAAGAGGCCTTCGCGGCCTTTTCGACTGCGATCGCGCTCACCGGCGACGGCGCGGTCCGCGATCATCTCGCCGACCGCCAGCGGCGACTTCTCAGCTGA
- a CDS encoding YciI family protein → MQYAILFYETDKEFATRDHTEEGAAYWGAWRSYIDEISASGIVRGGAGLLGPETATTIRLADGRKHVQDGPFAAAKEQLAGFFLIEVPDIDAALAWAAKAPCAPIGVEVRPTLPGM, encoded by the coding sequence ATGCAGTACGCCATTCTTTTCTATGAGACCGACAAGGAATTCGCGACCCGCGACCACACCGAGGAAGGTGCCGCCTACTGGGGCGCATGGCGGTCCTATATCGACGAGATCAGCGCCAGCGGCATTGTGCGCGGCGGCGCCGGGCTGCTCGGTCCCGAGACTGCGACCACCATCCGGCTCGCGGATGGCCGCAAGCATGTCCAGGACGGTCCCTTCGCGGCGGCCAAGGAACAGCTCGCGGGCTTCTTCCTGATCGAAGTGCCCGACATCGACGCGGCGCTCGCCTGGGCGGCCAAGGCTCCCTGCGCGCCGATCGGGGTCGAGGTGCGGCCAACGCTTCCCGGCATGTGA
- a CDS encoding superoxide dismutase: MAFELPPLPYDYEALAPFMSKETLEYHHDKHHQAYVTNGNNLLKGSGLEDKSLEEIVKESYGKNAGLFNNAGQHYNHIHFWKWMKKEGGGNKLPGKLQAAIDSDLGGYDKFRTDFIAAGTTQFGSGWAWLSVKDGKLAISKTPNGENPLVHGATPILGVDVWEHSYYIDYRNARPKYLEAFVDSLINWDYVLELYEKA, encoded by the coding sequence ATGGCTTTCGAACTTCCCCCGCTCCCCTATGACTACGAGGCGCTCGCGCCCTTCATGTCGAAGGAGACGCTCGAGTACCATCACGACAAGCATCATCAGGCCTATGTCACCAACGGCAACAACCTGCTGAAGGGCTCGGGCCTCGAGGACAAGAGCCTCGAAGAGATCGTCAAGGAGAGCTACGGCAAGAATGCCGGCCTCTTCAACAATGCCGGCCAGCACTACAACCACATCCATTTCTGGAAGTGGATGAAGAAGGAAGGTGGCGGCAACAAGCTTCCTGGCAAGCTCCAGGCTGCGATCGACAGCGATCTCGGCGGCTACGACAAGTTCCGCACCGATTTCATCGCCGCCGGCACGACGCAGTTCGGTTCGGGCTGGGCCTGGCTGTCGGTCAAGGACGGCAAGCTCGCCATCTCCAAGACCCCGAACGGCGAGAACCCGCTGGTGCACGGCGCGACCCCGATCCTCGGCGTCGACGTCTGGGAGCACAGCTATTACATCGACTATCGCAACGCCCGCCCGAAATATCTCGAGGCGTTCGTCGACAGCCTGATCAACTGGGACTACGTGCTGGAACTCTACGAGAAGGCGTAA
- a CDS encoding TIGR00730 family Rossman fold protein, producing MRLCVFCGSNEGFRPEYRAAAVALGEAIAAHDAALVYGGSKVGLMGALADAVLAAGGTAIGIIPQALVDKEVAHHGLTELHIVGSMHERKAKMADMAEGFVALPGGLGTLEELFEIWTWAQLGYHGKPVGVLDIAGFYGKLLTFLDHQADEGFMRREHREMLIVEEDPERLITRYRSYEPPVITKWIKSGQR from the coding sequence ATGCGGCTCTGCGTCTTCTGCGGCTCCAACGAGGGCTTCCGCCCCGAATACCGGGCCGCCGCCGTTGCGCTCGGCGAGGCGATCGCGGCCCATGACGCCGCGCTCGTCTATGGCGGCTCGAAAGTCGGCCTCATGGGCGCGCTCGCCGACGCGGTGCTCGCGGCCGGCGGAACGGCGATCGGCATCATCCCGCAGGCGCTCGTCGACAAGGAAGTCGCGCATCACGGCCTCACCGAGCTGCACATCGTCGGCTCGATGCACGAGCGCAAGGCCAAGATGGCCGACATGGCCGAGGGCTTCGTTGCGCTCCCGGGCGGTCTCGGAACGCTGGAGGAGCTGTTCGAGATCTGGACCTGGGCGCAGCTCGGCTATCACGGCAAGCCCGTCGGCGTCCTCGACATCGCCGGTTTCTACGGCAAGCTGCTGACCTTCCTCGACCATCAGGCCGACGAAGGCTTCATGCGACGCGAGCATCGGGAGATGCTGATCGTCGAGGAGGACCCCGAGCGGCTGATCACGCGCTATCGCAGCTATGAGCCGCCCGTCATCACCAAATGGATCAAGTCCGGCCAGCGATAG